In the genome of Clostridium cylindrosporum DSM 605, one region contains:
- a CDS encoding metal-dependent hydrolase, with the protein MTGKTHIGVGLLTAVVIMDKQGIGITPLSILICIFASILPDADHPKGVFNKYLLPVRNKTVKLAIYLGLGATIIGMNYLYFSKPYLYGLGTVLIMIGVSSHREGITHSLIGFIAIVYIVGYGSQGIDALERKRIIVSLIAGYGSHLLGDMFTNRGVPLFYPFNKKKFKMPATFKVGSGVGNLIEGIIIALGIIYLTFKIPMMVINMN; encoded by the coding sequence ATGACAGGTAAAACCCACATTGGTGTAGGACTTTTAACAGCTGTGGTTATAATGGATAAGCAGGGGATAGGTATAACTCCATTATCGATACTTATATGTATATTTGCATCTATACTTCCGGATGCTGACCATCCTAAGGGAGTTTTTAATAAATACTTGCTTCCAGTTAGGAATAAGACGGTTAAGTTAGCTATTTACCTTGGTCTTGGAGCTACTATTATCGGGATGAATTATCTTTATTTTTCAAAACCATATTTATATGGTTTAGGAACTGTACTTATAATGATAGGGGTATCTTCCCATAGGGAGGGTATAACCCATTCCCTTATTGGATTTATAGCTATTGTTTATATTGTTGGATATGGAAGTCAAGGTATTGATGCTCTAGAGAGGAAAAGGATTATAGTTTCTCTGATAGCGGGATATGGAAGCCATCTTTTAGGGGATATGTTTACAAATAGAGGTGTTCCACTTTTTTATCCATTTAACAAGAAGAAATTTAAAATGCCTGCAACATTTAAGGTAGGTTCTGGGGTTGGAAACCTTATAGAAGGTATAATAATTGCCCTAGGGATTATATATCTAACTTTTAAAATACCTATGATGGTAATAAATATGAACTAG
- a CDS encoding 4Fe-4S binding protein, whose translation MDKFLKIWKKYSFTLLIAFMFVGLVDLRFALVAVVCMIAPIVVSLFKGRFWCGNLCPRGNFYDNILYKFSNKRKTPKFLKSNFFRILVMIVMFTVFTLGVIRNWGDLYGIGMVFYRIIFITTVIAIVLSFFYNHRVWCNFCPMGSIASFVSRFRKSDKVLHVSSSCVSCKVCEKKCSLGIVPYEYKGDLLSHPDCIQCGKCASVCPTKAIKY comes from the coding sequence ATGGATAAGTTTTTGAAGATATGGAAGAAGTATTCATTTACACTATTAATAGCTTTTATGTTTGTTGGTTTAGTAGATTTAAGATTTGCATTAGTGGCAGTTGTTTGTATGATTGCTCCTATAGTAGTGTCTTTATTTAAAGGTAGATTCTGGTGTGGAAATCTCTGTCCTAGAGGAAACTTTTATGATAATATCCTATATAAATTTAGCAATAAAAGAAAAACACCTAAGTTTTTAAAATCTAACTTTTTTAGAATTCTAGTAATGATTGTAATGTTTACAGTATTTACTCTAGGAGTTATTAGAAATTGGGGAGACCTATATGGAATCGGAATGGTTTTTTATAGAATAATTTTTATAACTACTGTAATAGCAATAGTTTTATCCTTTTTCTATAACCACAGGGTATGGTGTAATTTTTGCCCAATGGGAAGTATAGCATCCTTTGTATCAAGATTTAGAAAAAGTGATAAGGTACTTCATGTATCATCAAGTTGTGTATCATGTAAAGTATGTGAGAAGAAATGCTCACTTGGAATAGTTCCATATGAATATAAGGGAGATCTTCTAAGTCATCCTGATTGTATACAATGTGGGAAATGCGCTAGTGTATGTCCAACTAAGGCGATAAAATATTAA
- a CDS encoding ArsR/SmtB family transcription factor, producing the protein MDKDFMKYNEKAELLKVLAHPVRLCIVMGLSEVGTCNVSHMQDCLKIPQSTLSQHIQKLRTAGIIEGTRNGLEINYKVCNPIVPKLIEALFDLNNL; encoded by the coding sequence ATGGATAAAGATTTTATGAAATACAATGAAAAAGCTGAACTCCTTAAGGTATTAGCACACCCTGTAAGACTATGTATTGTTATGGGGTTATCAGAGGTTGGAACCTGCAATGTTAGTCATATGCAAGATTGTCTTAAAATACCTCAGTCTACTCTATCACAGCATATACAAAAATTAAGAACTGCAGGAATTATTGAAGGAACAAGAAATGGCCTTGAAATTAACTATAAAGTTTGTAATCCAATAGTTCCTAAATTAATTGAGGCTCTATTTGACTTAAATAATCTTTAA
- a CDS encoding CoA-disulfide reductase, which yields MGKKVLIVGGIAGGASTAARLRRLDENAEIIMFERDEYISFANCGLPYYIGETIKERQKLLIQTPESMSKRFNIDVRINSEVIGIDPNKKVVKVKSKDNGTYEESYDYIVLSPGAKAIKPNIEGIDSNKIFTLRNIPDTDRIKSYVDQKDVNSAIVIGGGYVGVEMAENLKEKGLNVTLVEAAPHILSPFDSDIIVTAEKELEDNGVSLILNDGVKSFNDANNSIEVTLNSNKKITADLVILAIGVTPDTSFIKDSGIKLGAKGHILVNDKMETNIENIYAVGDAIEVVDFVNKQNTAIPLAGPANKQGRIAADNICGLNTTYKGTQGTSIIKVFGLTAASTGNNERTLKRLNVPYKVIYVHPASHATYYPGAMPLTLKLIFNDKGKILGAQSIGYDGVDKRIDVIATTMRLGGTVQDLTELELSYAPPFSSAKDPVNMAGYVAENVLSGKTDILTPEEYLEYDKENTILLDVRTEMEFNNGHIEGAVNIPVDDLRNRINELDKNKEIIEYCQVGLRGHVASRILSQHGFKVRNITGGYKSALSLDSIPKKSNNNTDSKKPVINPDTQTVESEVALDSITFDKSLDACGLCCPGPLVQVKSSMDSLNEGEVLKVSATDPGFYEDIKSWCHHTDSELINVSKDKGTITAFIKKNNNNSKLDNTNANLTTKDNKTMVVFSGDLDKAIASFIIANGAASMGKKVTMFFTFWGLNILRKHEKVSVKKGFMDSMFGLMMPRGSKKLKLSNMNMMGMGAKMIRMVMKNKNVTSLEDLIKLAMNNGVEIVACQMSMDVMGLKKDELIDGVKIGGVGYYLGEAEDSNVNLFI from the coding sequence ATGGGTAAGAAGGTATTAATTGTCGGGGGAATTGCAGGAGGAGCGTCTACTGCTGCAAGACTAAGAAGACTAGATGAAAATGCTGAAATAATAATGTTCGAAAGAGATGAATATATCTCCTTTGCAAACTGTGGACTTCCTTACTACATAGGTGAAACAATTAAGGAAAGACAAAAACTCCTAATTCAAACACCTGAAAGCATGAGCAAAAGATTTAACATAGATGTAAGAATTAATAGCGAAGTTATAGGTATTGATCCAAATAAAAAAGTAGTTAAAGTAAAAAGTAAAGATAATGGGACTTATGAGGAAAGCTATGATTATATAGTATTATCTCCTGGTGCAAAGGCTATAAAGCCAAATATTGAAGGTATAGATAGTAATAAGATTTTCACATTAAGAAATATACCTGATACAGATAGAATCAAGTCATATGTTGATCAAAAGGATGTAAACTCTGCTATCGTTATTGGTGGTGGTTATGTAGGTGTTGAAATGGCTGAAAACCTAAAGGAAAAGGGACTAAATGTTACCTTAGTTGAAGCTGCACCGCATATTCTTTCACCATTTGATTCAGATATTATAGTTACAGCTGAAAAGGAACTTGAAGACAATGGAGTAAGTTTAATTCTAAATGATGGAGTTAAATCCTTTAATGATGCTAACAATAGCATCGAGGTGACTCTTAACAGTAACAAAAAAATTACTGCTGACTTAGTGATTCTTGCAATTGGTGTAACCCCTGATACTAGCTTTATAAAGGATAGCGGCATAAAACTTGGTGCTAAAGGCCATATACTAGTTAATGATAAAATGGAAACAAACATTGAAAATATATATGCTGTAGGAGATGCTATTGAAGTTGTTGACTTTGTTAACAAACAGAATACAGCAATACCATTAGCAGGACCTGCTAATAAGCAAGGAAGAATTGCTGCTGATAATATATGTGGACTAAATACTACATATAAAGGTACTCAAGGAACTTCTATAATTAAAGTTTTCGGTTTAACAGCTGCAAGTACAGGAAATAATGAAAGAACTCTAAAGAGACTTAATGTGCCTTACAAGGTTATTTATGTTCATCCTGCATCACATGCAACATACTATCCTGGTGCTATGCCTCTAACATTAAAGCTTATATTTAATGACAAAGGCAAGATTTTAGGCGCTCAATCCATAGGATATGATGGTGTAGATAAAAGAATTGATGTTATCGCGACTACTATGAGACTAGGTGGTACAGTACAGGACCTTACAGAACTTGAACTTTCCTATGCACCACCATTCTCCTCAGCTAAAGATCCTGTAAATATGGCTGGTTATGTAGCTGAAAATGTTCTTTCTGGAAAAACAGATATACTTACTCCAGAGGAATATCTAGAATATGATAAAGAAAATACTATTTTATTAGATGTACGTACAGAAATGGAATTTAATAATGGTCATATTGAGGGAGCTGTAAATATTCCTGTAGATGATTTAAGAAATCGTATTAATGAATTAGACAAGAATAAGGAAATTATTGAATACTGTCAGGTTGGTCTTAGAGGCCATGTTGCATCACGTATACTTTCTCAACATGGATTTAAGGTTAGGAATATAACTGGAGGTTATAAAAGTGCTTTGAGCTTAGACTCTATTCCTAAGAAATCTAACAATAACACTGATTCTAAAAAGCCAGTAATAAATCCAGATACTCAAACAGTAGAATCTGAAGTAGCTTTAGACAGTATAACCTTCGATAAATCTCTAGATGCCTGTGGACTTTGTTGCCCTGGTCCACTTGTACAGGTAAAATCATCTATGGATTCCCTTAATGAAGGTGAGGTTCTTAAGGTATCTGCAACTGACCCTGGATTTTATGAAGATATAAAATCATGGTGCCACCATACAGATTCTGAACTTATTAATGTAAGTAAGGATAAGGGAACAATTACAGCTTTCATAAAAAAAAACAATAACAACTCTAAACTAGATAACACTAATGCTAATCTAACTACTAAGGACAACAAAACCATGGTTGTATTTAGTGGTGACCTCGATAAAGCCATAGCTTCATTTATAATAGCAAATGGTGCTGCTTCAATGGGTAAGAAAGTTACTATGTTCTTTACATTTTGGGGGTTAAATATTCTTAGAAAACACGAGAAAGTATCTGTTAAAAAAGGCTTTATGGACTCTATGTTTGGCCTTATGATGCCAAGAGGAAGTAAGAAACTTAAGCTATCCAACATGAATATGATGGGTATGGGTGCTAAAATGATAAGAATGGTTATGAAAAATAAAAACGTAACTTCCCTTGAAGACCTAATTAAACTTGCCATGAATAATGGAGTGGAAATTGTTGCTTGCCAAATGTCAATGGACGTTATGGGACTAAAGAAGGATGAACTTATTGACGGAGTTAAAATAGGTGGAGTTGGCTACTATTTAGGTGAGGCTGAGGACTCTAACGTAAACCTATTTATATAA
- the trmB gene encoding tRNA (guanosine(46)-N7)-methyltransferase TrmB yields MRLRKKWWARPELEETKFVITNPRDFKGKWNKEFNNDKPIYLELGCGKGRFISRSAAKDREVNYIGVDLKDEVLISAKRTVETEFEEQGISKDEMHVRLIPMDISFIDEVFDENEVDRIHLNFSTPWPKSKHNKRRLSHPRFLEKYKKFLKKGSEIWLKTDNEEFFNDSVEYFKECGFTLEYVTYDLHTSDFEGNIVTEYEEKFSNMDMNIMLLICRY; encoded by the coding sequence ATGAGACTTAGGAAAAAATGGTGGGCAAGGCCAGAACTTGAAGAAACAAAATTTGTGATAACCAATCCAAGGGATTTTAAGGGGAAATGGAACAAGGAATTTAATAATGATAAGCCAATATATTTAGAATTAGGCTGTGGAAAGGGAAGATTCATTTCTAGAAGTGCAGCTAAAGATAGAGAAGTAAACTATATTGGGGTAGATCTTAAGGATGAAGTTTTGATTTCAGCTAAAAGAACTGTTGAAACTGAATTTGAAGAGCAAGGAATATCAAAGGATGAGATGCACGTTAGATTAATTCCTATGGATATATCCTTTATAGATGAAGTCTTTGATGAAAATGAAGTAGATAGAATACATCTTAACTTTTCAACTCCTTGGCCAAAGTCAAAGCACAATAAAAGAAGACTTTCACATCCAAGATTTTTAGAAAAGTATAAGAAGTTTCTTAAAAAAGGATCAGAGATTTGGCTAAAAACAGACAATGAGGAATTTTTCAATGATTCAGTTGAGTATTTTAAGGAATGTGGATTTACATTAGAGTATGTAACATATGATCTTCACACTAGTGATTTTGAAGGAAATATAGTTACAGAATATGAAGAAAAGTTTTCAAACATGGATATGAACATAATGTTATTAATATGTAGATATTAA
- a CDS encoding DUF5050 domain-containing protein: protein MILGNTLSNICNNGLAAMYNEDIYFVNVYRGEDLYKVCGKMYSQITDDKVKYLNIINDTIYYVTLLGELKCVDVNGENVKKILDGPVENIIVTDEYIFYINLLDNYSIYRYDLRNSEIKKISSHICDKINLVDGYIYYIKCSEDLDWYGSGSMYRVDTSGENSEMLSDMLTSNIIVDKNYVYFTSDEYNYKLCRLNILNNKIEDVIELKVGSFNILGDSIYYANISDEGKLYKKLVDSGDNTKISDDIPENINIVGEYLYFANAAYGYPYRLYRMKLNGEEKQIV from the coding sequence ATGATTCTTGGTAATACTTTATCAAATATATGTAATAATGGTTTAGCTGCTATGTATAATGAGGATATATACTTTGTAAATGTTTATAGAGGTGAAGACCTATATAAAGTGTGTGGGAAGATGTATTCTCAAATTACTGATGATAAGGTTAAATATCTTAACATAATAAATGACACTATATACTATGTAACACTACTTGGAGAATTAAAGTGTGTTGATGTCAATGGAGAAAATGTAAAGAAGATATTAGATGGTCCTGTTGAAAATATTATTGTAACAGATGAGTATATATTCTATATAAACCTTCTTGATAATTATAGTATATATAGGTATGATTTAAGGAATTCTGAAATTAAAAAAATATCTTCACATATATGTGATAAAATAAATCTAGTAGATGGATATATATATTATATTAAGTGTTCTGAGGACTTAGATTGGTATGGTTCAGGTAGTATGTACCGAGTTGATACTTCTGGTGAAAATAGTGAAATGCTTTCAGATATGTTAACAAGTAATATTATTGTAGATAAAAATTATGTATACTTTACTTCAGATGAATATAATTATAAGCTTTGTAGATTAAATATTCTTAATAACAAAATAGAAGATGTTATTGAGTTAAAGGTTGGAAGTTTTAATATTTTAGGGGATTCTATTTACTATGCTAATATTTCTGATGAGGGAAAATTATATAAGAAGTTAGTTGATAGTGGTGATAATACTAAGATTAGTGATGATATTCCTGAGAATATAAATATAGTAGGAGAATACTTATACTTTGCTAATGCTGCATATGGATACCCATATAGATTATACAGAATGAAGCTTAATGGTGAAGAAAAACAAATTGTATAA
- a CDS encoding peptidoglycan D,D-transpeptidase FtsI family protein, whose translation MKNQDNMNLTKNIKSLVFFFTLCFFSIIVYLTYFNLYVGDKILDDPSNKRIRAEENKVLRGSILDKNGNVIAHSERTSNGSQKRIYDQGELFSHIVGYNSYVYGKSGIENTFNDNLQGKSSGHDIFGSIFRSLKESIKKDDKKGNDVVLTLDDSLQKTSLSALGDDKGAIVTMNPKTGEILSMVSAPIFDPQNIDKKFKTYNKDEKDTPLINRASQGYYPPGSVFKIVTAAAAYEHIPNIANSSIDCDGRLTIGNYTLKDYHGTAHGAISMAEAIKKSCNYFFGTLGMKLGFDNLISTAEKFMFNKSVSEDMLRYSIPIKTGSIKVDDPKSKSYMAQDAIGQHNVAANPMQMVMVASAVANKGKVMTPYVVKEVKDRYGKVVDKPTPKVLSEAMPENVASKLSNYMVGVVDDGTGTNAKIRGIEIAGKTGSAEDASKNATHAWFIGFAPANDPQIAIAIVVENGGVGGKRAASAAKKVLETYFNK comes from the coding sequence ATGAAGAATCAAGATAATATGAATCTTACTAAGAATATAAAATCCCTAGTTTTCTTTTTTACTTTATGTTTTTTTAGTATTATTGTTTATCTTACCTATTTTAATCTATATGTAGGAGACAAAATACTAGATGATCCAAGTAATAAAAGAATAAGGGCAGAAGAAAATAAGGTTCTAAGAGGGTCCATACTAGATAAAAACGGTAATGTCATTGCCCACAGTGAAAGGACAAGTAATGGTTCGCAAAAAAGAATATATGATCAAGGAGAATTATTTTCACATATAGTTGGATATAACAGTTATGTATATGGAAAATCTGGTATAGAAAATACCTTTAATGATAATCTACAGGGAAAGTCCTCAGGACATGATATATTTGGTAGTATATTCAGAAGTCTTAAAGAAAGTATTAAAAAGGATGATAAAAAAGGAAATGATGTTGTTTTAACACTTGATGATTCCTTGCAAAAAACATCTCTTAGTGCTCTAGGGGATGATAAGGGGGCTATAGTTACTATGAACCCTAAAACAGGAGAAATTCTATCAATGGTGTCAGCACCTATCTTTGACCCTCAAAATATTGATAAGAAGTTCAAAACCTATAATAAGGATGAAAAAGATACACCTCTTATTAATAGAGCATCACAGGGGTATTATCCACCTGGTTCTGTTTTTAAGATAGTAACTGCGGCTGCTGCATATGAACATATACCCAATATCGCAAACTCCTCAATTGATTGTGATGGTAGACTAACTATCGGTAATTATACATTAAAGGATTATCATGGTACAGCACATGGTGCAATTTCTATGGCTGAGGCTATAAAAAAATCCTGTAACTACTTCTTCGGGACCCTTGGAATGAAGCTTGGATTTGATAACCTGATTTCAACAGCGGAAAAGTTTATGTTTAATAAAAGCGTATCCGAGGATATGTTAAGGTATTCGATTCCAATCAAAACAGGTAGTATAAAGGTTGATGACCCAAAAAGTAAATCATATATGGCACAGGATGCAATAGGGCAACATAATGTTGCAGCGAATCCAATGCAAATGGTTATGGTAGCATCAGCTGTAGCAAACAAGGGAAAGGTAATGACTCCTTACGTTGTAAAGGAAGTTAAAGATAGATATGGTAAAGTTGTAGATAAACCGACACCTAAGGTTCTATCTGAGGCAATGCCAGAGAATGTAGCAAGTAAACTAAGTAATTACATGGTTGGTGTTGTAGATGATGGTACAGGCACAAACGCCAAGATAAGAGGAATTGAAATCGCAGGTAAGACTGGAAGTGCAGAGGATGCTAGTAAAAATGCAACCCATGCTTGGTTTATAGGATTTGCACCTGCAAATGATCCACAAATTGCAATAGCAATTGTTGTTGAAAATGGTGGAGTTGGAGGAAAAAGAGCAGCTAGCGCTGCTAAAAAGGTATTAGAAACTTACTTTAATAAGTAG
- a CDS encoding FtsW/RodA/SpoVE family cell cycle protein, with product MIKSEKSVMASIVLVTMLMFFILSISKGEFDFKAIIVGALSSILMLVAHFIVKKFYPKGDKFLLIVPAFLTQFGLVMLYRLNPSIAMKQLSWIVAGMAIYIIILIFMPDIKRFEKFDRWFIIGAVIFLVLPLLIGKEKMGARNWVSIGGFGFQPSEIAKLFIIMYLANIYKIKDKKDILKFAIPIFIGLGILVVEKDLGGVLIIFGIFTTVLYIGTSNLKYIWGAIGFFSIGGTLSYFIFNHVKRRVDIWIDPWKDKYGAGHQIVQSMFAIGTGGLFGTGLGLGNPEFVAVVESDFIFAAICEEMGMIGALAIILLYLILVYRGLRVALYARDGYARLVAVGITSMVAFQVFVIIGGVTKMIPLTGITLPLISYGGTSMLITFVALGVLQKISQMGRDIDDEESR from the coding sequence ATGATAAAAAGCGAAAAATCCGTTATGGCAAGTATTGTATTAGTAACAATGTTGATGTTTTTCATACTTTCCATATCTAAGGGAGAGTTTGATTTTAAAGCTATAATTGTAGGAGCACTATCCTCAATACTAATGTTAGTTGCTCATTTTATAGTTAAGAAGTTTTATCCTAAGGGAGATAAATTTCTTCTAATTGTTCCTGCATTTTTAACTCAATTTGGCCTTGTTATGCTATATAGGTTAAATCCATCCATTGCTATGAAGCAGTTATCATGGATTGTGGCAGGTATGGCAATATACATAATTATTTTGATATTTATGCCTGATATTAAAAGGTTTGAGAAATTTGATAGATGGTTTATTATAGGAGCGGTAATTTTTCTTGTGCTTCCTCTTTTGATTGGTAAAGAGAAAATGGGAGCGAGAAACTGGGTTTCCATTGGTGGGTTTGGTTTTCAACCATCGGAAATTGCAAAACTCTTTATAATAATGTATCTTGCAAATATATATAAAATAAAAGATAAAAAAGATATATTAAAATTTGCAATACCTATATTTATAGGCCTTGGGATTCTTGTAGTTGAAAAGGACCTTGGAGGTGTACTTATAATATTCGGTATTTTTACAACAGTTTTATATATAGGAACTTCTAATCTAAAGTACATATGGGGAGCTATAGGCTTCTTTTCAATTGGAGGAACTTTAAGCTACTTTATATTTAACCACGTTAAAAGAAGAGTAGATATATGGATTGATCCATGGAAGGATAAATATGGTGCAGGTCATCAAATAGTTCAGTCTATGTTTGCAATAGGAACGGGAGGACTATTCGGTACAGGTCTTGGACTTGGAAATCCTGAGTTTGTAGCAGTAGTTGAGTCTGACTTTATTTTTGCTGCTATATGTGAGGAAATGGGTATGATAGGTGCACTAGCAATAATACTTTTATACCTAATTTTAGTTTATAGAGGACTTAGAGTAGCACTTTATGCAAGGGATGGTTATGCAAGACTTGTAGCAGTTGGTATTACAAGTATGGTGGCTTTTCAGGTGTTCGTAATAATTGGAGGAGTAACTAAGATGATACCTTTAACAGGAATTACACTGCCTCTAATTAGTTATGGAGGTACCTCAATGCTTATTACATTTGTTGCACTTGGAGTACTTCAAAAGATTTCTCAAATGGGAAGGGATATAGACGATGAAGAATCAAGATAA
- a CDS encoding FHA domain-containing protein — protein sequence MEQFSLILRFVVLGLIYIVLFKIIKVMYIDVKGTKPKRKKKPKLNYALEVEDSPENIGINKGSVFPIHSAITIGRKDTNTISIDDPFVSGYHAKIILKDGKVYLKDLESTNGTRRNGDPVKGFQEVYIGDFIEIGRVIFKVIG from the coding sequence ATGGAGCAATTTTCACTAATTCTTAGATTTGTTGTACTGGGTCTTATATATATAGTTTTGTTTAAAATAATAAAAGTTATGTATATAGACGTAAAAGGAACAAAGCCTAAAAGAAAAAAGAAACCAAAATTAAATTACGCACTTGAGGTAGAAGACTCACCTGAGAATATAGGAATTAATAAGGGGAGTGTTTTCCCAATTCATTCAGCCATTACAATAGGACGAAAGGATACTAATACTATTTCTATAGATGACCCATTTGTGTCTGGCTATCATGCTAAGATAATATTAAAGGATGGAAAAGTATATCTTAAGGATTTAGAAAGTACCAATGGTACTAGAAGAAATGGTGATCCTGTAAAGGGATTTCAAGAAGTATATATTGGGGATTTTATAGAGATAGGTAGAGTTATCTTTAAAGTTATCGGATAA
- the ndk gene encoding nucleoside-diphosphate kinase translates to MEKTLVLIKPDAVERNFVGKILALYEENGLKITELKMLNATEELAKTHYAEHVEKPFFPEILAYITRSPIVALILEGEDAIAKVRAINGSTDPKEAAEGTVRNLYAVSKSENSVHASDSVESAEREIKIWF, encoded by the coding sequence ATGGAAAAAACACTAGTACTTATTAAACCAGATGCAGTTGAAAGAAATTTTGTAGGAAAAATTCTTGCACTATATGAAGAAAATGGACTTAAAATAACTGAACTTAAGATGCTTAATGCTACAGAAGAATTAGCTAAGACTCACTATGCAGAACACGTTGAAAAGCCATTCTTCCCAGAAATTCTTGCTTATATTACGAGAAGCCCAATCGTAGCACTTATTCTTGAAGGAGAAGATGCTATTGCTAAGGTTCGTGCTATAAATGGTTCAACAGATCCTAAGGAAGCTGCTGAAGGAACAGTTAGAAACCTATACGCTGTTTCAAAGTCAGAAAACTCTGTTCATGCTTCAGATAGCGTAGAAAGTGCTGAAAGAGAAATTAAGATTTGGTTCTAA
- the argH gene encoding argininosuccinate lyase, with amino-acid sequence MKLWGGRFEKKENKIMEDFNSSIRFDKRLYKEDVKGSSAHVNMLSASGILNEVEKDDILKGLSSILGDIESGELVIDDSYEDIHTFIEANLIKRIGDTGKKLHTGRSRNDQVAVDLKMFARNAAGEVAALVESLQEVLKTKGEDNNYLMPGYTHLQRAQVVTFKFHMMAYYNMLQRDKKRLLNAIDILNESPLGCGALAGTTYDIQRELTAKELGFKKPVDNFMDGVSDRDFVLELLSAFSIIMMHLSRLSEELILWSSQEFKFVTMDDEFSTGSSIMPQKKNPDAAELVRGKTGRVYGALMSMLTTMKGIPLAYNKDMQEDKEQFFDALDTVSASLEIMCGVISTMKVNKDNMRKAVKAGFLNATEVADYLVNKGMPFRDAHKVSGQIVLHCEKKDCAIEDITLEEFKIYSSLFEEDIFEFIDYDNILKKGIKKEIL; translated from the coding sequence ATGAAGCTCTGGGGCGGAAGATTTGAAAAGAAAGAAAACAAAATAATGGAGGACTTTAATAGCTCTATTAGATTTGATAAAAGACTTTATAAGGAAGATGTTAAGGGAAGCTCAGCCCATGTTAACATGCTATCTGCGTCAGGTATTTTAAATGAAGTGGAAAAGGATGATATCTTAAAGGGACTTTCTTCAATACTAGGTGATATTGAAAGTGGAGAACTTGTTATAGATGATTCATATGAGGATATTCACACATTTATAGAAGCAAACCTTATAAAGAGAATAGGGGATACTGGTAAGAAACTTCACACTGGAAGAAGTAGAAATGACCAAGTTGCAGTAGATCTTAAGATGTTTGCAAGAAACGCTGCGGGAGAAGTAGCAGCTCTTGTAGAAAGTCTTCAAGAAGTACTAAAAACTAAAGGTGAAGATAATAACTATCTAATGCCAGGATATACTCATCTTCAAAGAGCCCAAGTTGTAACTTTTAAATTCCACATGATGGCATATTATAATATGCTTCAAAGAGATAAGAAGCGTCTTTTAAATGCTATTGATATATTAAATGAAAGTCCACTAGGCTGTGGTGCACTTGCTGGAACAACTTATGATATACAAAGAGAACTTACAGCTAAGGAACTTGGATTTAAAAAGCCTGTAGATAATTTTATGGATGGAGTATCAGATAGAGACTTTGTACTTGAACTTTTAAGTGCTTTCTCAATTATAATGATGCACCTAAGTAGATTATCAGAGGAGCTTATACTATGGAGTAGTCAAGAATTTAAATTCGTTACAATGGACGATGAATTCTCAACAGGAAGTAGTATAATGCCACAAAAGAAAAACCCAGATGCAGCGGAACTAGTTAGAGGAAAGACAGGAAGAGTATATGGGGCTTTAATGTCAATGCTAACTACTATGAAGGGGATTCCTCTTGCATACAATAAGGATATGCAAGAAGATAAGGAACAGTTTTTCGATGCACTTGATACTGTTTCAGCTTCATTAGAAATAATGTGCGGAGTTATTTCTACTATGAAGGTTAACAAAGATAATATGAGAAAGGCTGTAAAGGCTGGATTCCTTAATGCAACAGAGGTAGCAGATTATCTTGTTAATAAGGGAATGCCATTTAGAGATGCTCATAAAGTATCAGGTCAAATAGTTCTTCACTGTGAGAAGAAGGACTGTGCTATTGAAGATATTACTCTAGAAGAGTTTAAGATATATAGCAGTTTATTTGAAGAGGATATATTCGAATTTATTGACTATGATAATATCCTTAAAAAGGGAATAAAGAAAGAAATATTATAA